The Niastella koreensis GR20-10 genome includes a window with the following:
- a CDS encoding efflux RND transporter periplasmic adaptor subunit translates to MDRVIVKKKWTSKRIVTIAGIAAIALLILASYYFTSGKSRLNVDTERLTISEVKKGPFQVTIAINGIVLPQTSIYLDAQEGGRVEQKFVEDGAMMQEGQPIIRLSNPDLELSLANQETSVFNVLTQMQIARNNAQQNTVARLNQMADVDNALKEAERIYNLNKKLFAQKVIGSQEYQSAENTYQYQVRRKKLTEDIMRQDSATNKIQLQQNEQSYLNMKKALDLMKKKVGDLVVKSPIAGQLTSFDAEIGQNIASGVRLGQIDATSGFKIRADIDEHYLTNVFTGLTAKFTLSDKEYKLKIKKVYSQIVSGHFQVDMEFVGDVPKIIRRGQTLQILLALSDETQAILVPKGGFFQSTGGNWIFKVSDDGKIASRINIQLGRQNPDYYEVLEGLQPGDKVVTSSYENYDKMQELVLKKE, encoded by the coding sequence GTGGATAGAGTTATTGTAAAAAAGAAATGGACCTCTAAACGGATTGTAACCATTGCAGGTATTGCTGCAATTGCCCTGCTGATACTGGCCAGCTATTATTTCACTTCCGGTAAAAGCCGTCTGAATGTAGATACGGAACGCCTTACCATCAGTGAAGTAAAAAAAGGCCCCTTCCAGGTAACCATTGCTATCAATGGTATTGTATTACCTCAGACTTCTATCTATCTCGATGCGCAGGAAGGCGGCAGGGTTGAACAGAAATTTGTGGAAGACGGCGCCATGATGCAGGAAGGCCAGCCAATTATCCGGTTAAGTAACCCCGACCTGGAACTGAGCCTGGCCAACCAGGAAACCAGCGTGTTCAATGTATTGACGCAAATGCAGATTGCCCGCAACAATGCCCAGCAAAATACCGTTGCCCGCCTTAACCAGATGGCGGATGTTGACAATGCCCTGAAAGAAGCAGAGCGGATATATAACCTGAACAAAAAACTGTTTGCGCAAAAAGTGATCGGGTCGCAGGAATACCAGTCGGCCGAAAACACTTATCAGTACCAGGTACGCCGCAAAAAATTAACGGAAGACATTATGCGGCAGGATTCCGCTACCAATAAAATACAGTTGCAACAAAACGAGCAATCGTACCTGAACATGAAAAAAGCGCTCGACCTGATGAAGAAAAAAGTGGGCGACCTGGTAGTAAAATCCCCTATTGCCGGGCAATTGACTTCGTTTGATGCGGAAATTGGCCAGAACATCGCCTCCGGCGTACGGCTTGGTCAAATTGACGCTACCTCCGGTTTCAAGATCAGGGCCGATATCGATGAGCATTATCTCACCAATGTATTTACCGGTTTAACGGCTAAATTTACCCTGTCTGACAAAGAATACAAACTCAAGATCAAAAAGGTATATTCCCAGATAGTCAGTGGCCATTTCCAGGTTGATATGGAATTTGTAGGTGATGTGCCGAAGATCATTCGCCGTGGTCAGACACTACAGATCTTACTGGCGCTGAGCGATGAAACACAGGCCATCCTGGTGCCCAAAGGCGGTTTCTTCCAAAGCACCGGTGGTAACTGGATCTTTAAAGTAAGTGATGATGGCAAGATAGCATCCCGGATCAATATTCAGCTGGGCCGCCAGAATCCCGATTATTATGAAGTACTGGAAGGCCTGCAACCCGGGGATAAGGTGGTTACCTCCAGCTATGAAAATTATGACAAAATGCAGGAATTAGTGCTGAAGAAAGAATAA
- a CDS encoding sigma-54-dependent transcriptional regulator produces the protein MLLKNATILVIDDDVDVLTAVRLLLKTEAKEVVTEKNPENLRWLLSKQQFDVILLDMNFNSSINTGNEGLFWLKKVKEFKSEAAVIMITAYGDIDLAVRSLKEGAADFVVKPWHNEKLIITIKDALKKKEGKSATPALRSNDSIIGTELLGESEIMADIFYKIEKIAPTDANILILGENGTGKDLIAKAIHQQSLRAKKAYVKVDVGALTETLFESELFGHKKGAFTDAREDRVGRFEAANGGTLFLDEIGNISLHQQAKLLSVLQNRQVIKLGTNDPVAVDIRLICATNVPLTELANENRFRKDLIYRINTVEIMVPPLRKRGNDIILLARYFSQLYSNKYLKPVMELDDKAIEKLLTYHFPGNIRELQYTIERAVIMSDGHVLQATDLIFSPIESNMSQEKEPDELNLSAVEKNTILHVIEKHNGNITRAAKELGLTRTALYRRLSKYDI, from the coding sequence ATGTTACTGAAGAATGCTACCATACTGGTGATTGACGACGACGTGGATGTGCTGACTGCTGTGCGCTTGCTGCTGAAAACAGAGGCAAAAGAAGTAGTAACAGAAAAGAACCCCGAAAATTTACGCTGGTTATTATCGAAGCAACAGTTTGACGTGATCCTGCTCGATATGAATTTCAATAGTTCCATCAATACCGGAAACGAGGGGTTGTTCTGGTTGAAGAAAGTAAAGGAATTTAAATCGGAAGCGGCTGTAATTATGATCACAGCCTACGGCGATATTGACCTGGCCGTACGCTCGCTGAAAGAAGGGGCCGCGGATTTTGTGGTAAAACCTTGGCACAACGAAAAGCTGATCATAACTATTAAGGATGCGTTAAAAAAGAAGGAAGGCAAATCGGCAACGCCTGCCCTGCGCAGCAACGATTCTATTATTGGCACCGAACTGCTGGGCGAGTCGGAGATCATGGCCGATATCTTTTATAAAATAGAAAAGATAGCACCTACCGATGCCAACATTTTAATATTGGGTGAGAACGGTACGGGTAAGGACCTGATCGCAAAAGCCATTCACCAGCAATCGCTGCGGGCAAAGAAGGCCTATGTAAAAGTAGATGTGGGGGCGCTTACCGAAACCCTGTTTGAGAGTGAGCTGTTCGGTCATAAAAAGGGGGCATTCACCGATGCGCGGGAAGACAGGGTGGGCCGGTTTGAAGCGGCTAATGGCGGTACCCTTTTCCTGGATGAGATCGGTAATATCTCCCTGCATCAGCAGGCCAAATTATTAAGCGTGTTACAGAACAGGCAGGTAATAAAACTGGGTACCAACGATCCGGTGGCGGTCGACATCCGGCTTATTTGTGCTACCAACGTTCCCTTAACCGAGCTGGCCAATGAAAACCGTTTCCGGAAAGATCTTATCTATCGTATCAATACGGTAGAGATTATGGTGCCGCCATTACGTAAACGGGGCAACGATATTATTTTGCTGGCAAGGTATTTCAGTCAGCTGTACAGCAATAAATACCTGAAACCGGTAATGGAGTTGGATGATAAAGCGATAGAAAAACTGCTGACTTATCATTTTCCCGGTAACATCAGGGAATTACAATATACCATCGAGCGGGCAGTGATCATGAGCGACGGGCATGTGCTGCAGGCAACGGATCTTATATTCTCACCTATTGAATCCAATATGTCGCAGGAAAAAGAACCCGATGAACTAAACCTGAGCGCTGTAGAAAAGAATACCATTCTGCACGTGATTGAAAAACACAACGGGAATATTACCCGTGCCGCAAAGGAACTGGGGTTAACCAGGACGGCGTTGTATAGAAGGTTAAGTAAATACGACATTTAA
- a CDS encoding sensor histidine kinase, whose product MFYKRFEWRILFQVIYLFITLAVASFLLVKGRYELLVIMVPLIIYGIIAIYRFLRKAHTELNQFVESVHYRDFSRYFDVKHAPVELQPLRKGFNEINSTFKVISKEKETQFQYLQKILELVDTGILSYREHNGEVVWMNESLKRMLQLPYLKTIHSLARRDGELYRQVTLLKPGENKIATAHTEKTSFKLLMSATAFQTDGNKFKLIAFQNVSEALDETESKAWQKLLSVMTHEIMNSIAPISSLAETLKYRLQQFAVRPELESGSMDDLELGIDTIKRRSEGLLKFAETYRNLNKITTLNLKKIYVRDLFENLHHLMQPTLDQKNIEMEIILKDPDLQLDADTNLLEQVLINLVVNAMEAVKEREEPRIILSAYFANNHRTVIKVADNGTGMPEEVVDKIFIPFFSTKKNGSGIGLSLCKQIMMLHKGNIQVQSIEGQGTAFMMQF is encoded by the coding sequence TTGTTCTATAAAAGATTTGAATGGCGGATCCTCTTTCAGGTGATATACTTATTTATCACCCTGGCCGTAGCTTCATTTTTACTGGTGAAAGGCCGGTATGAATTACTGGTGATTATGGTGCCGCTGATTATTTATGGCATAATTGCCATCTATCGCTTTCTGCGAAAGGCGCATACCGAATTGAACCAGTTTGTTGAATCGGTCCATTACCGCGATTTTTCCCGTTATTTCGATGTGAAGCATGCGCCGGTAGAGCTGCAGCCATTGCGTAAAGGGTTCAACGAGATCAATTCTACGTTTAAAGTAATCAGTAAAGAAAAAGAAACGCAGTTCCAGTACCTGCAAAAAATACTGGAGCTGGTAGATACAGGTATTTTATCGTACCGCGAGCACAATGGCGAAGTGGTGTGGATGAATGAATCGTTGAAACGTATGCTGCAACTGCCGTATTTGAAAACCATTCATTCGCTGGCCCGCCGCGATGGGGAACTGTACCGGCAGGTGACTTTATTAAAACCAGGAGAAAACAAGATCGCTACAGCGCATACCGAGAAAACCTCGTTTAAATTATTGATGTCTGCCACGGCTTTTCAAACCGATGGCAACAAGTTTAAGCTGATCGCTTTTCAAAACGTGAGTGAGGCGTTGGATGAAACCGAATCAAAAGCCTGGCAAAAGCTGTTGAGTGTAATGACGCATGAGATCATGAATTCCATTGCGCCTATTTCATCATTAGCCGAAACATTGAAATACCGGCTGCAACAATTTGCCGTGCGGCCTGAGCTGGAATCGGGCTCCATGGACGACCTGGAGTTGGGTATTGATACTATTAAAAGAAGGAGTGAAGGGTTGTTGAAATTTGCAGAAACATATCGCAACCTGAACAAGATCACCACGCTGAACCTGAAGAAAATTTATGTGCGCGATCTGTTCGAGAACCTGCATCACCTCATGCAACCCACCCTTGACCAGAAGAATATTGAAATGGAGATTATTTTAAAAGATCCCGATCTGCAGCTGGATGCCGATACCAACCTGCTGGAGCAGGTGCTGATTAACCTGGTGGTGAATGCTATGGAGGCCGTAAAAGAGCGGGAAGAGCCGCGGATTATTCTCTCCGCCTATTTTGCCAATAACCACAGAACGGTTATTAAAGTAGCGGACAATGGTACCGGAATGCCCGAAGAGGTGGTGGATAAAATATTCATTCCATTCTTCAGCACCAAGAAAAACGGCAGTGGGATCGGTTTAAGTTTATGTAAGCAGATTATGATGCTGCACAAGGGCAACATTCAGGTACAATCCATAGAAGGGCAGGGGACTGCGTTTATGATGCAGTTCTGA
- a CDS encoding DUF1640 domain-containing protein — MNNKTEILATRVFVKDECLALKEDIHALRNELTGEIHGLRKELTGEIHGLRNEITGEIHGLRNEIKEHSLSQQKWMLAIFISMVTMIMGLYAINLFKH; from the coding sequence TTGAATAATAAAACTGAAATATTAGCAACCAGGGTATTCGTTAAAGATGAATGCCTCGCATTAAAAGAAGATATTCATGCATTGCGCAATGAATTAACAGGAGAAATTCATGGCCTTCGCAAAGAATTAACAGGAGAAATTCACGGCCTTCGCAATGAAATAACAGGAGAAATTCATGGCCTTCGCAATGAAATAAAGGAGCATTCTCTCTCCCAACAAAAATGGATGCTGGCCATTTTTATATCCATGGTTACAATGATAATGGGCTTATACGCCATCAATTTATTCAAACACTAA
- the ychF gene encoding redox-regulated ATPase YchF gives MALQAGIVGLPNVGKSTLFNAVSNSAKAQASNYRFCTIDPNVGLVDVPDARLNKLAELVHPDKIVPTQIEIVDIAGLVRGASKGEGLGNKFLGNIREVDAIIHVIRCFEDENILRDEGAINPVSDKEIIDIELQLKDLESVDKKISRVEKQARIDPKLKAEYDVLVRCKEHLEKGQSIRGLGLTKEERPAIADLFLLTEKPVLYVANVDEASMHTGNKFSAALQEAVKGENAQVIIMNNSIEAQISEMEAPEDKQMFMEEYKMTEPALDRLIHSAYKLLNLQTYFTAGVQEVRAWTIHEGWKAPQAASVIHTDFEKGFIKAEVIAYNDYITYGSEAACREAGKLRIEGKEYIVKDGDVMHFRFNV, from the coding sequence ATGGCTTTACAAGCAGGAATTGTCGGATTACCGAACGTTGGGAAATCAACCTTATTTAACGCAGTGAGTAACAGTGCTAAAGCACAGGCCAGCAACTATCGTTTCTGTACTATCGATCCGAATGTTGGACTGGTTGATGTGCCCGATGCCCGCCTGAATAAACTGGCAGAACTGGTGCACCCCGATAAAATTGTTCCTACCCAGATTGAAATTGTAGACATTGCCGGTTTGGTGCGTGGCGCCAGCAAAGGGGAAGGACTGGGTAATAAATTCCTGGGTAACATCCGCGAAGTGGATGCTATTATTCACGTGATCCGCTGTTTTGAGGACGAGAACATTTTACGTGACGAAGGCGCCATTAACCCCGTAAGCGATAAAGAGATCATTGATATAGAATTACAGCTGAAAGACCTGGAAAGTGTTGACAAGAAAATAAGCCGGGTTGAAAAACAGGCGCGCATTGACCCCAAGCTGAAGGCTGAATACGACGTACTGGTACGTTGTAAAGAACACCTGGAAAAAGGTCAAAGCATCCGCGGGCTGGGACTTACCAAAGAAGAGCGTCCGGCCATTGCCGACCTGTTCCTGCTTACCGAAAAACCGGTGTTGTATGTTGCCAATGTGGATGAAGCAAGTATGCATACCGGTAACAAATTCTCTGCTGCCCTGCAGGAAGCTGTTAAAGGCGAAAACGCACAGGTGATCATCATGAACAACAGTATCGAGGCCCAGATCAGTGAAATGGAAGCCCCCGAAGACAAGCAGATGTTCATGGAAGAATACAAAATGACCGAGCCCGCCCTGGACCGCCTGATCCACTCGGCGTATAAATTGCTGAACCTGCAAACCTATTTCACTGCCGGTGTACAGGAAGTTCGCGCCTGGACGATCCACGAAGGCTGGAAAGCCCCACAGGCCGCCAGCGTTATTCACACCGATTTTGAAAAAGGCTTTATCAAAGCGGAAGTAATTGCCTATAACGACTATATTACCTATGGTTCGGAAGCAGCCTGCCGCGAAGCCGGTAAACTGCGCATTGAGGGTAAGGAATATATAGTGAAGGATGGAGATGTAATGCACTTCAGGTTTAACGTGTAA
- a CDS encoding nucleoside recognition domain-containing protein — protein MALSRIWSAFILISIFVAVIKFTATGEKQIFSSMVVGKKGDSVQVKEMPLSAAEPSLKAALDTSGRVAAGDLVYHREGDKAVAVRAQAANGIIDTCWDAVDLCLKLIGVLALFMGLMSIAERAGGINLLSRIIGPFFSKLFPEVPKGHPAMGHMIMNFSANLLGLDNAATPFGLKAMQSLQELNPKKEVASNAQIMFLCLHAAGFNIIPVSVIAIRAAQHASDPTDVFLPCMIVTFVGTMTAMILVSIRQKIRLLQPVIIGWVLGISLVVALLVLYITTLDTAGVQFFSSVLSNGLLLLVILLIVLGGLYKKIDIFDAFIDGAKNGFDTAIRIVPYLVGILVAVSMLRTSGTFDVVIDGIKNFFAYLGADTRFVDGLPTALIRPLSGGAARGMMVSAMMAKGPDSFASHISGIFQGAADTTFYVVAVYFGAVSIKDTRYAIGTMLLADLAGIITAIALAYIFFGHLN, from the coding sequence ATGGCATTGAGTCGCATCTGGAGCGCCTTTATTCTGATATCCATTTTTGTTGCTGTTATCAAGTTTACCGCTACCGGTGAAAAGCAGATCTTCAGTTCCATGGTGGTAGGTAAAAAAGGCGATTCGGTGCAAGTGAAAGAAATGCCGCTTTCTGCGGCTGAACCCTCGCTGAAAGCCGCCCTTGACACCAGCGGCCGGGTGGCGGCGGGTGACCTGGTTTACCATAGGGAGGGGGATAAGGCGGTGGCTGTACGGGCACAGGCTGCCAATGGAATTATCGATACCTGCTGGGATGCAGTTGACCTGTGTCTTAAATTAATAGGGGTGCTGGCGCTGTTCATGGGTTTAATGAGCATTGCCGAAAGGGCAGGGGGCATTAACCTGCTGTCGCGGATCATTGGTCCTTTCTTCTCCAAATTGTTTCCCGAGGTGCCCAAGGGGCATCCGGCCATGGGCCATATGATCATGAATTTCTCCGCCAATTTACTGGGACTCGATAATGCGGCTACGCCCTTCGGGCTGAAAGCCATGCAAAGCCTGCAGGAGCTGAACCCTAAAAAAGAGGTGGCTTCCAATGCCCAGATCATGTTCCTGTGTTTACATGCGGCGGGTTTTAATATCATTCCGGTAAGTGTAATTGCCATCAGGGCGGCCCAACACGCCAGCGATCCTACGGATGTGTTCCTGCCCTGTATGATTGTTACGTTTGTGGGTACTATGACGGCCATGATCCTGGTGAGTATTCGGCAAAAGATCAGGTTGCTGCAACCGGTGATAATTGGTTGGGTGCTGGGTATTTCTTTGGTAGTGGCCCTGCTGGTTTTGTATATCACTACCCTGGATACCGCCGGCGTTCAGTTTTTTTCCAGTGTATTAAGCAATGGGTTGCTGCTGCTGGTGATCCTGCTGATCGTATTGGGCGGACTCTATAAAAAGATCGACATTTTTGACGCCTTCATTGATGGGGCCAAAAATGGTTTTGATACAGCCATCCGCATCGTTCCATACCTGGTGGGTATTCTGGTGGCGGTAAGTATGCTGCGTACCAGCGGTACTTTCGACGTGGTGATCGATGGTATTAAAAACTTTTTTGCTTACCTGGGGGCCGATACCCGGTTTGTAGATGGGCTGCCTACGGCGTTAATTCGCCCATTAAGCGGCGGAGCTGCCCGGGGTATGATGGTGAGCGCCATGATGGCAAAGGGGCCTGATTCGTTCGCCAGCCACATTTCCGGCATATTCCAGGGCGCTGCTGATACTACTTTCTATGTAGTGGCCGTGTATTTCGGCGCAGTTTCTATAAAGGATACGCGGTATGCCATCGGCACCATGTTACTGGCCGACCTGGCAGGGATAATTACCGCCATTGCCCTGGCCTATATTTTCTTTGGACATCTTAATTAG
- a CDS encoding RagB/SusD family nutrient uptake outer membrane protein: protein MKLNKAFLYLLLLLAGTSCKKYIDVSNLDSLSDPDFWKNENNVRTYNWEFYNMFPGFGNGSSTNGDFYFTTFNDDQCASTLTPYAATAPATNGDWTFTMVRKANIMLERIDAVPMNDEAKNHWKGIARFFRALQYFRLVQNFGDVPWYGRSVDAGDSAQLYKPRDPRKMVMDSVLEDLNFAVNNLRVTDQVNTVNKDVALALKARVCLYEGTYRKYHTELGLTADANKFLQAAKDAAGALLKPAYALNANYQSIYNADKLDNNKEVLLYKRYEATYLAHSTINYLYSSTIISGINKSAVDAYLCADGKPIALSALYQGDASLNNTLANRDKRLKLSIDTTDLYYKGHVKNTLSSTTGYRVTKFLPDTNTMKIIQTGANQNLTDAPLFYLGEVYLNYAEAAAELGTITQADLDNTINKLRARAGVAPLTVDPGFTDPNKDADVSSLIWEIRRERRVELMMDGFRYQDLMRWKKGQKMTTTTNPDITLGAKVPANSSIKLNAAGYLMVYDAASSRVFLDNKHYLSPVPTAQILLYPLDMQSSMQNPNW, encoded by the coding sequence ATGAAATTAAATAAGGCTTTTTTGTACCTGTTGCTGCTACTGGCAGGTACATCGTGTAAAAAGTATATCGATGTTTCCAACCTGGATTCATTGTCGGATCCTGATTTCTGGAAGAACGAAAACAATGTACGCACCTATAACTGGGAGTTCTATAATATGTTTCCCGGTTTTGGTAATGGCAGCAGTACCAATGGCGATTTTTACTTCACCACCTTCAACGACGACCAGTGTGCGAGTACGCTCACTCCCTATGCGGCAACAGCACCGGCAACCAATGGCGACTGGACGTTTACCATGGTGCGAAAGGCAAATATTATGCTGGAACGCATAGACGCTGTACCCATGAACGATGAAGCAAAGAATCACTGGAAGGGTATTGCCCGTTTTTTTCGTGCGCTGCAATATTTCAGACTGGTGCAAAACTTTGGTGATGTACCCTGGTATGGTCGTTCAGTAGATGCAGGCGACAGCGCTCAACTGTATAAACCCCGCGATCCCCGGAAAATGGTTATGGATAGCGTTCTGGAAGATCTGAATTTCGCGGTTAACAATTTACGTGTTACCGACCAGGTGAATACCGTTAACAAAGATGTGGCGCTGGCGCTTAAAGCAAGGGTTTGTTTATATGAAGGCACCTATCGCAAATATCATACAGAACTGGGTCTTACAGCTGATGCCAATAAATTTCTGCAGGCAGCCAAAGATGCCGCCGGCGCCCTGTTAAAGCCCGCTTATGCGCTTAACGCAAACTACCAGAGCATTTATAATGCCGATAAGCTGGACAACAACAAAGAAGTATTGCTGTATAAAAGATACGAAGCGACTTACCTCGCGCATTCTACCATCAACTATTTATACAGCAGCACCATCATCAGTGGCATCAATAAATCGGCAGTAGATGCTTATTTATGTGCTGATGGAAAACCGATCGCATTGTCTGCTTTATACCAGGGCGATGCCAGTCTTAATAACACCCTGGCCAACCGCGATAAACGGTTAAAACTCTCCATCGATACAACCGATCTGTATTACAAGGGGCATGTGAAAAACACCCTTAGTTCAACAACAGGTTACAGGGTTACCAAGTTCCTGCCAGATACGAATACGATGAAGATCATTCAAACCGGAGCCAACCAGAATCTTACCGATGCACCCCTGTTCTATTTAGGAGAGGTATATCTCAATTATGCAGAAGCGGCTGCCGAACTGGGCACAATAACTCAGGCCGATCTGGATAATACTATTAACAAACTGAGAGCAAGGGCCGGCGTAGCGCCATTGACCGTAGATCCTGGTTTTACCGATCCTAATAAAGATGCAGATGTATCCTCCCTCATTTGGGAAATCCGTCGTGAAAGAAGGGTTGAACTGATGATGGATGGCTTCCGTTACCAGGACCTTATGCGCTGGAAAAAAGGCCAGAAGATGACTACCACTACGAACCCCGACATCACCCTGGGCGCCAAAGTTCCGGCCAACAGTTCAATAAAATTGAATGCCGCAGGGTATCTGATGGTATATGATGCAGCCAGTTCAAGGGTGTTCCTGGATAACAAACATTATCTGTCACCGGTTCCAACGGCCCAGATCCTGTTATACCCACTCGATATGCAAAGCAGCATGCAAAATCCGAACTGGTAA